The Actinomadura graeca nucleotide sequence CCCGAGCGTGACGACCCGCTGGCCGACGCGCATCGGGGCCGCGGCGTCCAGGAGCTGGAAGCGCAGCGGGGTGCCGCCGTTGCCGAGTCCGCGGCGGCCGCGGCCCTGCACGATCCCGATCTCCTTGGAGTCCTCCAGGCGGGAGCCGATCGAGGACGTCTGATCGGTGGCGAGCAGCACGGTCGCGGTCGCCGGGCCGACGCGGGTGACGCGGCCGACGAGCCCCTCGGCGCTCATCACGGTCATGTCGGTCCTGATGCCGTTGCGGCTGCCGACGTCGATGGTGACGGTGTCCTCGAAGCCCTGCCCCGCGGAGATCACCTGCGCGGCGCGGATCTTGTAGCCGCCCATCCCGGCGGTGCCGAGCAGCCGCTGGAGCTGGGCGGAGCGGTCGTGGTCGAGACGGCCCGCGCGCAGCTGCTCGCGCAGCTTCTGGTTCTCGCGTTCGAGACGGTCGGCGCGCCGCCGCTCGCCGGGCGCGTCGGTGATCGCGTCGAAGGTGTTCCCGACCGGCCGGACGACCGACGCCGAGGCCCGTTCGACCGGGCCGAACACCGCCGCGCCGATCCCGCGCAGGCCGTGCAGCGGGGAGTGCTCCCCGCCGCGGTAGTCAATGGTGATCATCGCGAGCGCCGTGACGAGCAGCGCGCCGAGGACCACGCGGGTGCGCCGGGTGTCCTTCACCCACCGACCTCCCGTTCCCTAGTTCCGCCGGGAGCTCAGTGCCGCGGCTCCGGGACGAGCACCTGCCGGAGCGACTCGAAGTCCTCGACGCATTTGCCGGTGCCGAGGACGACCGAGTCGAGCGGGTTGTCCACGAGGTGGATCGGCATGCCCGTCTCCTCGCGGAGCCGCTCGTCGAGGTTCTTCAGCAGGGCTCCGCCGCCGGTGAGGGCGATCCCGCGGTCCATGATGTCGCCGGACAGCTCGGGCGGGCACTTGTCGAGGGTCGTCTTCACCGCGTCCACGATGGAGTTCACCGGCTCCTCGATGGCCCGCCGCACCTCCTCGGCGGAGATCACGACGGTCTTCGGAAGCCCGCTGACCAGGTCACGGCCGCGTATCTCGGCGTGCGGCTCCTCGTCCCCACCCGGATAGGCGGACCCGATGGCCATCTTGATCTCCTCCGCGGTCCGTTCGCCGAGCATCAGGGAGTACTCCTTCTTGGAGAAGGAGATGACCGCCTGGTCGAGCTCGTCGCCGCCGACGCGGACCGACTGGCTCGTGACGATCCCGCCGAGCGAGATGATCGCGACCTCGGTGGTCCCGCCGCCGATGTCGACGACCATGTTGCCGGTGGGCTCGTAGACGGGCAGCCCGGCGCCGATCGCGGCGGCCATGGGCTCCTCGATGATGTAGACGCGGCGGGCGCCGGCCTGGTAGCCGGCCTCCTTGACGGCGCGCTGCTCGACACCGGTGATGCCGCTCGGCACCGCGACCACGATGCGCGGCTTGGCGAAGTGCCGGCGCTTGTGCACCTTCTGGATGAAGTAGCGCAGCATCCGCTCGGTGACGTCGAAGTCGGCGATCACGCCGTCCTTGAGCGGGCGGACGGCGACGATGTTGCCGGGCGTCCGGCCGATCATCCGCTTCGCCTCGATGCCGACGGCGACGATCTTCCCGGTGTTGGTGTTGATCGCCACGACCGACGGTTCGTTCAGGACGATGCCACGCCCCCGCACGTACACGAGTGTGTTGGCGGTTCCCAGATCGACCGCCATGTCACGGCCGAGAAACGACAGCTTGTTACCCATGAAGAAAGGGAGCCCTTCATCTTGACGGGCGTGTATAGCGGCTTGTCCATCGTAACGTGCTCACGCGCCAGCGGGCAGTCACCCCCGGTGCGCGCGTCGCCAAAAAAACGGGTGCTGAACAGGATGGTTTTAGTTAAACCGATGCGCATCGGGGCGGCCCTGCCCGCGTGTGTCGAGCGGGGCGGCCGTGCCGGGACGCCGCGCGGCGGCGTCCCGGCGGGCGGCCGTCAGCCCAGTTCCGGGAAGAACAGCTTGATCTCGCGCTCGGCGGAGT carries:
- a CDS encoding rod shape-determining protein, giving the protein MGNKLSFLGRDMAVDLGTANTLVYVRGRGIVLNEPSVVAINTNTGKIVAVGIEAKRMIGRTPGNIVAVRPLKDGVIADFDVTERMLRYFIQKVHKRRHFAKPRIVVAVPSGITGVEQRAVKEAGYQAGARRVYIIEEPMAAAIGAGLPVYEPTGNMVVDIGGGTTEVAIISLGGIVTSQSVRVGGDELDQAVISFSKKEYSLMLGERTAEEIKMAIGSAYPGGDEEPHAEIRGRDLVSGLPKTVVISAEEVRRAIEEPVNSIVDAVKTTLDKCPPELSGDIMDRGIALTGGGALLKNLDERLREETGMPIHLVDNPLDSVVLGTGKCVEDFESLRQVLVPEPRH
- the mreC gene encoding rod shape-determining protein MreC; amino-acid sequence: MKDTRRTRVVLGALLVTALAMITIDYRGGEHSPLHGLRGIGAAVFGPVERASASVVRPVGNTFDAITDAPGERRRADRLERENQKLREQLRAGRLDHDRSAQLQRLLGTAGMGGYKIRAAQVISAGQGFEDTVTIDVGSRNGIRTDMTVMSAEGLVGRVTRVGPATATVLLATDQTSSIGSRLEDSKEIGIVQGRGRRGLGNGGTPLRFQLLDAAAPMRVGQRVVTLGSQGERPYVPGVPIGVVERIDSAGGLTRTAHLRPFVRFTSLDVVAVVVAPPKTDPRDAVLPPRPSPPPTPAPAPTGTPAPGASPSAGPEASRKARPRGTKSPTTRPTTGD